The following are from one region of the Actinomycetota bacterium genome:
- a CDS encoding DUF2157 domain-containing protein has protein sequence MEELGRRVARWVEAGVIGAEQGEAILALEGLEGDGGGPAGRRRAVVVEVLGYLGGVLALVAGFVLGAESWDRLGHWGRVGVLGLVTGVLLAAGWRLRGGGSRVLPRLASVLWLGAVAGFAGLLAVLLDGDSSDALGDPSLWVAAGALLLAGGLYLLARRVLQQVALFAAVVATMVAGGQRLGWSWETVEGYGLLVLGAGWLELGRRGLVAPRRTSEALGSLALLSGPEVLDAAGSGPGDWGLWLGLGLAVALVVAGSALRRNVPLGIGAAGMVVFLGQVAGEHWRDLGAPLAILLVGLGLVAAAVVLARLRPVVRGGPQPPGVGDG, from the coding sequence GTGGAGGAGCTGGGCCGGCGGGTGGCGCGGTGGGTCGAGGCCGGGGTGATCGGGGCGGAGCAGGGCGAGGCCATCCTCGCCCTGGAGGGGCTGGAGGGCGACGGGGGCGGACCCGCCGGGCGGCGGCGGGCGGTGGTGGTGGAGGTGCTCGGGTACCTCGGCGGGGTGCTGGCGCTGGTGGCCGGGTTCGTGCTCGGGGCGGAGTCGTGGGACCGGCTCGGGCACTGGGGGCGGGTGGGGGTGCTGGGGCTGGTCACCGGGGTGCTGCTGGCGGCCGGGTGGCGGCTGCGGGGGGGCGGGAGCCGGGTGCTGCCGCGGCTGGCCAGCGTGCTCTGGCTGGGCGCGGTGGCCGGGTTCGCGGGGCTGCTGGCCGTGCTGCTGGACGGCGACAGCTCCGACGCCCTCGGCGACCCGTCGTTGTGGGTGGCGGCCGGGGCGCTGCTCCTGGCCGGGGGGCTGTACCTGCTGGCGCGGCGGGTGCTGCAGCAGGTGGCCCTGTTCGCGGCCGTGGTCGCGACCATGGTGGCGGGCGGCCAGCGGCTCGGGTGGTCGTGGGAGACGGTCGAGGGCTACGGCCTGCTGGTCCTGGGGGCGGGGTGGCTGGAGCTGGGACGGCGGGGGCTGGTCGCGCCGCGGCGGACCTCGGAGGCGCTGGGGTCGCTGGCGCTGCTGTCGGGGCCGGAGGTCCTGGACGCCGCCGGGTCCGGGCCGGGGGACTGGGGGCTGTGGCTCGGGCTGGGGCTGGCGGTGGCGCTGGTCGTGGCCGGGAGCGCGCTGCGGCGGAACGTGCCGCTGGGGATCGGGGCCGCCGGCATGGTGGTGTTCCTGGGGCAGGTCGCGGGCGAGCACTGGCGCGACCTCGGCGCCCCCCTGGCCATCCTGCTGGTCGGGCTGGGCCTGGTCGCGGCCGCGGTGGTGCTGGCCCGGCTGCGGCCGGTGGTCCGCGGCGGGCCGCAGCCGCCGGGCGTCGGCGACGGCTAG